Proteins encoded by one window of Haliotis asinina isolate JCU_RB_2024 chromosome 6, JCU_Hal_asi_v2, whole genome shotgun sequence:
- the LOC137288173 gene encoding uncharacterized protein has product MFSVMLWGTFVFAVVCVTGVYSACYPSPCYSLQNKLDGIVMDNADGIRLWCEVAVPYTECLNKLPLECRTTRLEDIIEETKYQMNQIPCGSSGELTASVGLFILISINAFLL; this is encoded by the exons ATGTTTTCAGTTATGCTTTGGGGAACTTTTGTATTTGCAG TTGTCTGCGTGACAGGTGTCTACAGCGCCTGTTACCCGTCCCCGTGTTACAGTCTGCAGAACAAGTTGGATGGTATTGTAATGGATAATGCGGATGGCATACGACTCTGGTGCGA AGTGGCAGTTCCATATACCGAGTGCTTGAATAAACTTCCTCTCGAGTGTCGGACAACTCGTTTGGAAGACATCATCGAAGAAACGAAATATCAAATGAATCAAATTCCATGTG GTTCATCAGGGGAGCTGACAGCGTCAGTTGGACTGTTTATCCTGATATCTATCAACGCATTCCTTCTTTGA